The DNA sequence AGGCTATGTCGCTAAGGCTTGCCAAACATAGCTTAGGCTGGGGTTAGTGACACGACTAACCACAGAAATGAGGGAGTGGAGTGGGACACACAGGCCCAAAAACACCCCTATGGAACGCCAGAAGCGGTGACCGTTTCCGGCCACCGCTCCCCTGAGCTGTACTTCTTAGTGCTACCTTATCCGCGCGCCATGTCCACGAAACGCGAGTAGTGCAGCTGGTGCGCCACCTGGACGGTATCGATCGGACCGCCACGGTGCTTCGCCAGAATGATATCGGCCTCGCCGGCACGCTCATCATCCTTGTCCTGAGAGTCAGGACGGTAGAGCAACATGACGATATCCGCGTCCTGCTCCAGCGAACCAGACTCACGGAGATCGGCGAGCTGCGGGCGCTTATCGGTACGGGCTTCCGGACCACGGTTCAGCTGCGAGATGGCAATGACCGGAACATCAAGTTCCTTGGCCAGCAGCTTGAGCTGACGGGAGAATTCCGAGACTTCCTGCTGTCGGGATTCCACACGTTTGCCGGAGCTCATCAGCTGCAGATAATCCACCACGATCATCTGGATATCGTGTTTCTGCTTCAGCTTTCTCGCCTTGGAGCGGATCTCCATCATGGTGAGGTTGGCGGAGTCATCGATGAACAGCGGCGCCTTTGCCACCTTGTCCAGACGCTGCACCATCTTCTCCCATGCCTCTTCATCCATCTTTCCGCCGCGCATATCGGAGAGACGGATCTCTGTCTCCGCAGAGAGCAGACGCATCACGATCTCTGATTTAGACATTTCCAGAGAGAAGATAACCGTGGCCATGTCATGCCTGATGGAGGCAGAACGCATGAAGTCCAACGCCAGCGTGGACTTACCCACACCGGGTCGGGCCGCCACGATGATCATCTGACCACCGCGCAGACCGTTGGTCAGGTCATCCAGATCCTTGAAACCGGTGGGCAGACCCGCGGCCAGACCACCATCGGTGGACAGCTGTTCAAGCTCCTCCATCGTCTCACCCAGAATATCGGCCAGAACGGAGTAATCCTCGCTCTGGTTCTTCTGGGAAACCGCGAATACCTCCTGCTGGGCACGGTCAATGACGGCATCGATCTCTGCACCATCATCACCCTCATATCCCAGCTGGACGACACGTGTTCCGGCATCAACAAGCCGCCGCAGAACGGCCTTCTCGGAAACGATCTCCGCATAATAACGGGCATTGGCCGCGGTAGGCACCGACTGGATGAGTGTGTGCAGATACCCGCCACCACCCACCCGCTCCAGATCATTGGTGCGGTCCAGACG is a window from the Corynebacterium faecale genome containing:
- the dnaB gene encoding replicative DNA helicase, whose amino-acid sequence is MSADVSPASFDDDFVPPVPSEAPGESFPPDDGDLPSPAFEDVDFSPGGSSPFGGGADRGPGRGSDHRGGDFNRDSNRDSNRGRGRKGRDDDGPREYRDFRSPPYDNDAEMGVLGAMLLSPNTVIDILDVLVPEDFYRPAHQLIFQAIIDLFSDNKDIDPVIVSGRLDRTNDLERVGGGGYLHTLIQSVPTAANARYYAEIVSEKAVLRRLVDAGTRVVQLGYEGDDGAEIDAVIDRAQQEVFAVSQKNQSEDYSVLADILGETMEELEQLSTDGGLAAGLPTGFKDLDDLTNGLRGGQMIIVAARPGVGKSTLALDFMRSASIRHDMATVIFSLEMSKSEIVMRLLSAETEIRLSDMRGGKMDEEAWEKMVQRLDKVAKAPLFIDDSANLTMMEIRSKARKLKQKHDIQMIVVDYLQLMSSGKRVESRQQEVSEFSRQLKLLAKELDVPVIAISQLNRGPEARTDKRPQLADLRESGSLEQDADIVMLLYRPDSQDKDDERAGEADIILAKHRGGPIDTVQVAHQLHYSRFVDMARG